A region of Nitrospinota bacterium DNA encodes the following proteins:
- the rpsC gene encoding 30S ribosomal protein S3, whose product MGQKTHPLGFRLGIIKKWESNWYAEGSYADNLHSDLKLRAFIKKELYHAGVSSVQLERKGKQVKVNIFAARPGIIIGKKGQEVDKLKSQVQKMLAGSEVFLNIKEERKPEINAQLVAENIALQLERRVAFRRAMKKAVSTAMRFGAKGIRVNASGRLAGAEIARMEWYREGRVPLHTIRADIDFGFAEAKTTYGIIGVKVWLFRGEVYFGKDARRLEEQRKLRSQRQIEEAVEAAKAEMGIGEAVAEDEAAAGEDFEE is encoded by the coding sequence ATGGGTCAGAAAACGCATCCGCTGGGGTTTAGGCTCGGCATCATCAAGAAGTGGGAATCCAACTGGTACGCCGAGGGTTCCTACGCCGACAACCTGCATAGCGACCTTAAATTGCGCGCTTTCATAAAGAAAGAGCTTTATCACGCCGGCGTGTCCAGCGTGCAACTGGAGCGCAAGGGCAAGCAGGTGAAGGTGAACATATTCGCCGCCAGGCCCGGCATCATCATCGGGAAAAAGGGCCAGGAGGTTGACAAGCTCAAGAGCCAGGTCCAGAAGATGCTGGCCGGCAGTGAGGTGTTCCTTAACATAAAAGAAGAGCGCAAGCCGGAGATAAACGCCCAGCTTGTGGCGGAGAACATAGCCCTCCAGCTGGAGCGGCGCGTGGCGTTCCGCCGGGCCATGAAAAAGGCCGTGTCCACCGCGATGCGGTTTGGCGCCAAAGGCATCCGGGTTAACGCCTCGGGCAGGCTTGCGGGCGCCGAGATAGCCAGGATGGAATGGTACCGCGAGGGGCGCGTTCCCCTTCACACCATCCGGGCCGACATCGATTTCGGTTTCGCCGAGGCGAAAACCACCTACGGCATCATTGGCGTGAAGGTGTGGTTGTTCCGCGGCGAGGTTTACTTCGGCAAGGACGCCCGGAGGCTGGAGGAGCAGAGGAAGCTGAGGAGCCAGCGGCAGATTGAGGAAGCCGTTGAGGCCGCCAAGGCGGAGATGGGCATAGGCGAAGCTGTCGCAGAAGATGAAGCGGCGGCAGGCGAAGATTTTGAGGAGTAA
- a CDS encoding methyltransferase domain-containing protein, which produces MFRSEVELRKLFSNDRVALFIISLLSLYIEVMLIRHLGSEIRIFAYFKNLTLIGAFLGLGVGYLYKPRLSPLVTLGCITFIAVTTHPITGFYQISDFLNLGDFNMWEMAHNDVIRAMAGLLMLTTLFFAVIISMAPLGQALSDIFDRSQNRILDYSINIAGSLIGVWFFAGLSFETTPPTLWYLIATAIIFALWRWDTQKSLAVAVSAMIMIMALNHVPALAPLEQIWSPYQKISLHQFGVRYNASSGDTKIIEYKKLQTNNTLYLYMLDLSDKNRKAHPDPFPPALDRYHYYDLPYNFPNRLDDVLVLGSGGGNDVAGALRAGAKRVTAVEIDPTIISLGRKYHPENPYGSERVTVVNNDARNFLRDTDRKYDLIILGLLDSHTLTSSFSNTNLDSFMYTTESVGDMRRHLKPDGVLALSFQVNYPWIGSKIYKMINQQFGRPPVVIQAYSRHFIQGTGGTYFLASEDEKLVMDKVKADPMLSRRVEFGAKAVEVYKNLDAKPQTDDWPYLYVQSRSIPKLHLLVSALLISIFLLIYGFYFGKPRRNDIHFAALGAGFLLLEVSVISRFALFWGTTWLVSSIVISLILAAILAANATFIKSAGRVGYPVLYGVLFVALAGLYFLPLTSNWVVALYMAPFVVIGYLFAKSFNGAAAASRALAYNLFGALFGGLSESLSFVTGLSGLIILAIAFYAVSFFTAGGEG; this is translated from the coding sequence TTGTTCAGAAGCGAAGTCGAGTTGAGGAAACTCTTCTCCAATGACAGGGTTGCGCTGTTCATCATCAGCCTCTTGAGCCTCTATATCGAAGTGATGCTCATCCGCCATCTGGGCAGTGAGATACGGATCTTCGCCTATTTTAAGAACCTCACCCTCATAGGCGCGTTCCTCGGGCTTGGGGTGGGCTACCTTTACAAACCAAGGCTCAGCCCGCTTGTTACCCTGGGGTGCATAACGTTCATCGCAGTCACCACCCATCCGATCACCGGTTTTTACCAGATTTCCGACTTCCTGAACCTGGGCGATTTCAACATGTGGGAAATGGCCCACAATGATGTTATACGGGCTATGGCTGGCCTGCTGATGCTCACCACCCTGTTCTTCGCGGTGATAATATCCATGGCCCCCCTGGGGCAGGCGCTGTCGGACATATTCGACCGGTCGCAGAACAGGATACTGGACTACTCCATCAACATCGCAGGGTCGCTGATAGGGGTGTGGTTCTTCGCGGGCCTGAGTTTCGAGACCACCCCGCCGACTCTCTGGTATTTGATAGCCACCGCGATAATTTTCGCCCTCTGGCGGTGGGACACGCAGAAGAGCCTGGCCGTCGCCGTTTCGGCCATGATAATGATCATGGCGCTAAACCATGTCCCCGCCTTGGCGCCGCTGGAGCAGATATGGTCGCCATACCAGAAAATCTCCCTTCACCAGTTTGGCGTAAGGTACAACGCCTCCAGCGGGGATACAAAAATAATCGAGTACAAAAAGCTTCAGACCAATAACACGCTCTACCTTTACATGCTCGACCTTTCGGACAAGAACAGGAAAGCCCATCCGGACCCGTTCCCCCCGGCCCTGGACAGGTATCACTATTACGACCTGCCATATAATTTCCCGAACCGGCTGGACGACGTGCTGGTGCTTGGCTCCGGCGGCGGCAACGACGTGGCTGGGGCCCTGCGGGCCGGAGCCAAAAGGGTCACCGCCGTGGAGATAGACCCCACCATCATTTCCCTGGGCAGGAAATACCACCCCGAAAACCCTTATGGCTCCGAGAGGGTGACGGTGGTGAACAACGACGCCAGGAATTTCCTGCGCGACACCGACAGGAAATACGACCTGATAATCCTGGGTCTGCTGGACTCCCACACCCTCACCTCCAGCTTCTCCAACACGAACCTGGACAGCTTCATGTACACCACCGAAAGCGTGGGCGATATGCGCCGCCACCTGAAGCCGGACGGCGTCCTGGCCCTGTCGTTCCAGGTGAATTACCCATGGATAGGCTCCAAGATATACAAGATGATCAATCAGCAGTTCGGAAGGCCGCCTGTGGTGATACAGGCCTATTCCAGGCATTTCATCCAGGGGACGGGTGGGACATATTTCCTGGCCAGCGAGGATGAGAAGCTGGTAATGGACAAGGTTAAGGCGGATCCGATGCTTTCCAGGCGGGTGGAGTTCGGCGCAAAAGCCGTGGAAGTTTACAAGAACCTGGACGCCAAGCCCCAGACCGACGACTGGCCTTATTTATACGTCCAGTCCCGCTCCATACCAAAACTGCACCTTCTGGTTTCGGCCCTGCTGATATCCATATTCCTTTTAATTTACGGGTTTTATTTCGGCAAGCCCCGCAGGAATGACATCCATTTTGCGGCCCTGGGCGCCGGGTTCCTCCTGCTGGAGGTTTCCGTTATAAGCCGTTTCGCCCTCTTTTGGGGAACCACATGGCTGGTAAGCTCCATAGTGATATCGCTCATCCTGGCGGCCATCCTGGCCGCCAACGCCACATTCATAAAGAGCGCGGGCAGGGTGGGCTATCCTGTCCTGTACGGCGTTCTTTTCGTGGCGCTTGCCGGGCTGTATTTCCTGCCGCTTACCAGCAACTGGGTGGTGGCGCTGTACATGGCGCCGTTTGTGGTTATCGGGTATCTTTTCGCCAAATCGTTCAACGGGGCCGCCGCCGCCTCCAGGGCGCTGGCGTATAACCTTTTCGGGGCGCTCTTCGGGGGGCTTTCCGAAAGCTTAAGCTTTGTAACGGGCCTTTCCGGGCTGATTATCCTGGCCATCGCCTTTTACGCCGTGTCGTTCTTCACCGCCGGGGGCGAGGGCTGA
- the rplV gene encoding 50S ribosomal protein L22, with the protein MEAIEASATLRFTRVSAQKARLAADMIRGKSVADAKSLLSFSPQKSAALLLKLLDSAVANAENNKKVEDIDVLEVWRVWVNQGPALRRQIQRARGRADVIRRPTAHMTIVVRENLKAKEEARAKLEAMKAKKAAKKVKKEAAPKAPKAAKAPKAEEPAAAEAKPKKPRKKKES; encoded by the coding sequence ATGGAAGCGATAGAAGCCAGCGCCACCCTGCGGTTTACAAGGGTGTCGGCCCAGAAGGCCAGGCTAGCGGCGGACATGATCCGCGGCAAAAGCGTGGCGGACGCGAAAAGCCTTTTGAGCTTTTCGCCCCAGAAGAGCGCGGCCCTTCTGCTGAAACTTTTAGACTCCGCCGTGGCCAACGCCGAGAACAACAAGAAGGTGGAGGACATAGATGTCCTCGAAGTTTGGCGGGTATGGGTGAACCAGGGCCCTGCCCTTCGCAGGCAGATACAGCGCGCCCGCGGCCGGGCGGACGTTATCCGCCGCCCCACCGCCCACATGACCATTGTGGTTCGCGAGAACCTCAAGGCCAAGGAAGAAGCCAGGGCCAAGCTTGAGGCCATGAAGGCCAAGAAGGCCGCCAAGAAGGTGAAGAAGGAAGCGGCTCCAAAGGCCCCGAAAGCTGCTAAGGCCCCTAAAGCTGAAGAGCCCGCGGCCGCCGAGGCCAAACCAAAAAAGCCCCGTAAGAAAAAGGAGAGCTGA